A stretch of the Leguminivora glycinivorella isolate SPB_JAAS2020 chromosome 2, LegGlyc_1.1, whole genome shotgun sequence genome encodes the following:
- the LOC125237160 gene encoding uncharacterized kinase-like protein D1044.1 isoform X1, whose amino-acid sequence MENFKEKILKWSHKIASEHKFNAGYKINVQQVTGTGYSSATFKITVSEANRELKMFAKIANIMEDLRNSSYIRLFTDELHFYTDITKIFKELENQYNVLEKDRFLMPKCYGGDLKPREETIILEDMSNSGFSSVDQHLPFDWDFASKSVEQLAKFHAFSFAYGVLNPAGLTQMLESKPYHVFDSPVMRRLGFDQTVPLALDVLDADLKQLMQQYLESQDRFSEFLCLYRSAKPRVLAHGDYKINNLMTRQHEGRLEMVTVDFQNIHASNPATDLVYFIMLGSDAKFRAHNLRRLLDHYYAELERALSRFCMHIEDIYPKDTFEGDWNQALPIGLLAALMILPITLADPAAMAAGQTKEMTEIVSSNATLRSRITEIVRDFIAWGVLTR is encoded by the exons atggaaaatttcaaagaaaaaatattGAAGTGGTCGCATAAAATAGCCAGtgaacacaaatttaatgctgGTTATAAAATAAACGTCCAGCAAGTAACGGGAACGGGTTACTCCAGTGCTACTTTTAAAATCACAGTCTCTGAAGCAAATCGTGAACTAAAAATGTTCGCCAAAATAGCTAATATCATGGAGGACTTGAGGAACAGTTCCTACATAAGATTATTTACCGATGAGTTACACTTCTACACAGAcattacaaaaatattcaaAGAATTAGAAAATCAGTATAATGTCCTGGAAAAGGATAGATTCCTGATGCCCAAATGTTATGGGGGCGATCTGAAACCCAGAGAAGAGACAATAATATTAGAGGACATGAGTAACAGCGGATTTTCGAGTGTCGACCAACATTTGCCCTTCGACTGGGACTTTGCTTCAAAGTCTGTAGAGCAGTTGGCAAAATTCCATGCTTTTTCTTTTGCTTATGGGGTGCTCAATCCCGCTGGTTTAACTCAAATGCTAGAAAGCAAGCCGTATCACGTGTTTGACTCGCCTGTCATGAGAAGGCTAGGATTTGACCAGACGGTGCCATTGGCATTAGATGTGCTAGATGCCGATCTAAAGCAATTAATGCAGCAGTATTTAGAGAGCCAAGACCGTTTTTCTGAATTTTTGTGCTTGTACAGAAGCGCCAAGCCACGCGTGTTGGCACACGGAGACTACAAGATTAACAACCTCATGACCCGTCAGCAT GAGGGGCGCCTGGAGATGGTAACAGTGGATTTCCAAAACATCCACGCTAGCAACCCCGCCACAGATCTAGTTTATTTTATCATGTTGGGTTCGGACGCAAAATTCCGGGCGCATAACTTGCGTCGACTTCTTGACCACTACTATGCAGAGTTGGAGAGGGCACTTAGTCGCTTTTGTATGCACATCGAGGACATCTACCCTAAGGATACTTTCGAAGGAGATTGGAACCAG GCGCTCCCGATCGGGTTACTCGCTGCGCTGATGATCCTGCCGATAACACTGGCAGATCCAGCAGCGATGGCAGCCGGGCAGACAAAGGAAATGACGGAAATCGTTAGTTCCAACGCGACGCTTAGGTCGCGAATAACGGAAATTGTTCGAGACTTCATAGCATGGGGCGTTCTAACGAGATAA
- the LOC125237160 gene encoding chymotrypsin-1-like isoform X2 yields MMRKWLVYAILITALFIKDSQESALRIIGGDEAPSKFGFFHVSLQNLTGHHVCGGAVVSDRHVVTAAHCVQNAEPQYIKAVVGTTNLDEGGNSYDLESIRIFNDFNFSNKTNDLAVIKLAKPFNSNDVEIIEIDPTNLNENDEVTLTGFGAREVNGASSRLMHVLELTVFSQETCQYAMRYTRPVDVNMFCTFTRIGEGTCHGDSGGPIVKNKKLVGLVSWGIPCAVGFPDVHTRMAPFFDWIQSQIKQF; encoded by the exons atgatgAGGAAGTGgcttgtttatgcaatactgattACTGCCTTATTTATAAAGGATTCCCAAG AGTCAGCGCTGCGAATAATTGGTGGAGATGAGGCTCCTTCCAAATTCGGATTTTTCCACGTTTCATTACAAAACTTAACCGGACACCATGTTTGTGGAGGAGCAGTGGTGTCTGACCGACACGTCGTGACAGCGGCACATTGTGTTCAAAA tgCTGAACCACAATACATTAAGGCTGTAGTGGGCACGACGAACTTGGATGAGGGAGGCAATTCATACGATCTTGAATCTATACGCATCttcaatgattttaattttagcAACAAGACTAATGACTTGGCTGTTATTAAACTGGCTAAGCCTTTTAATTCAAATGACGTTGAAATAATAGAGATAGATCCAACGAATTTAAATGAAAACGATGAAGTTACTTTAACTGGGTTTGGCGCACGAGAG gtTAATGGTGCATCCAGTCGTTTAATGCACGTCCTTGAACTGACAGTGTTCAGTCAAGAAACATGTCAGTATGCCATGCGTTATACTCGGCCAGTCGATGTAAATATGTTTTGTACGTTCACTAGAATCGGTGAAGGAACCTGCCAT GGTGACTCTGGTGGACCGATAGTGAAGAATAAAAAACTAGTTGGTCTTGTTTCATGGGGAATCCCCTGTGCAGTAGGGTTTCCCGATGTACACACACGAATGGCGCCTTTCTTTGATTGGATTCAATCACAGATAAAACAGTTTTGA